One part of the Arabidopsis thaliana chromosome 1 sequence genome encodes these proteins:
- the delta-ADR gene encoding delta-adaptin (delta-adaptin (delta-ADR); FUNCTIONS IN: protein transporter activity, clathrin binding, binding; INVOLVED IN: intracellular protein transport, vesicle-mediated transport, protein transport; LOCATED IN: membrane coat, Golgi apparatus; EXPRESSED IN: 22 plant structures; EXPRESSED DURING: 13 growth stages; CONTAINS InterPro DOMAIN/s: Armadillo-like helical (InterPro:IPR011989), Armadillo-type fold (InterPro:IPR016024), Adaptor protein complex AP-3, delta subunit (InterPro:IPR017105), Clathrin/coatomer adaptor, adaptin-like, N-terminal (InterPro:IPR002553); BEST Arabidopsis thaliana protein match is: Adaptor protein complex AP-1, gamma subunit (TAIR:AT1G60070.1); Has 3854 Blast hits to 3636 proteins in 331 species: Archae - 0; Bacteria - 22; Metazoa - 1599; Fungi - 800; Plants - 408; Viruses - 0; Other Eukaryotes - 1025 (source: NCBI BLink).): MSSSSTSIMDNLFQRSLEDLIKGFRLQLLGESNFISRAVEEIRREIKATDLSTKSTALHKLSYLAALHGVDMSWAAFHAVEVVSSSRFQHKRIGYQAITQSFNDQTSVMLLITNQVRKDLNSANEYEVSLALECLSRIGTHDLARDLTPEVFTLLGSSKSFVKKKAIGVVLRVFEKYHDAVKVCFKRLVENLETSDPQILSAVVGVFCELATKDPQSCLPLAPEFYKVLVDSRNNWVLIKVLKIFAKLALIEPRLGKKVAEPICEHMRRTVAKSLVFECVRTVVSSLSDNEAAVKLAVAKIREFLVEDDPNLKYLGLNALSIVAPKHLWAVLENKEVVVKAMSDEDPNVKLEALHLLMAMVNEDNVSEISRILMNYALKSDPLFCNEIIFSVLSACSRNAYEIIVDFDWYLSLLGEMARIPHCQRGEDIEHQLIDIGMRVRDARPQLVRVSWALLIDPALLGNLFLHPILSAAAWVSGEYVEFSKNPYETVEALLQPRTDLLPPSIKAIYIHSAFKVLVFCLGSYFSSQEPTSSSLAQESSSGSLLVNVFTHESILSLVNVIELGLGPLSGYHDVEVQERAKNVLGYISVIKQEIAEQLNLQDNETEASRVTAFMEDVFSEEFGPISATAQEKVCVPDGLELKENLGDLEEICGEHLKPVESDSVSYTDKISFSVSKLRIRDQQEATSSSSPPHEASSLLAEHRKRHGMYYLTSQKEDQDSNGTSSDYPLANELANEISQDSFNPKRKPNQSKPRPVVVKLDDGDESRITPQAKTNIQTANDDESLSRAIQSALLVKNKGKEKDRYEGNPNSGQQEKEESSRIENHQNSEKKKKKKKKKKGEGSSKHKSRRQNEVASASEQVIIPDFLL, encoded by the coding sequence ATGTCGTCGTCTTCCACTTCTATAATGGACAACTTGTTCCAACGAAGTCTCGAGGATCTAATCAAAGGCTTTCGTCTCCAGCTTCTCGGAGAATCCAATTTCATTTCTAGAGCCGTTGAAGAAATCCGCCGCGAGATCAAAGCCACAGATCTCTCAACTAAATCCACCGCTCTTCACAAGCTCTCTTACCTCGCCGCACTTCACGGCGTCGACATGTCTTGGGCCGCGTTTCACGCCGTAGAAGTCGTGTCTTCTTCACGATTCCAACACAAGAGGATCGGTTACCAAGCAATTACTCAATCATTCAACGATCAGACCTCGGTTATGCTTCTGATCACTAACCAGGTGAGAAAGGATTTGAATAGTGCTAATGAATACGAGGTTAGTCTAGCTTTGGAATGTTTGTCTAGGATCGGAACTCATGACCTAGCTAGAGATTTGACTCCTGAAGTGTTTACTCTCCTGGGTAGTAGTAAATCTTtcgtgaagaagaaagcaattGGTGTGGTTTTGAGGGTTTTTGAGAAGTATCATGATGCTGTTAAGGTGTGTTTTAAACGTCTAGTTGAGAATCTTGAAACCTCTGATCCGCAGATTCTGTCTGCTGTAGTTGGAGTGTTCTGTGAGCTTGCTACAAAGGATCCTCAGTCTTGTCTTCCTTTAGCTCCTGAGTTCTATAAAGTATTGGTTGATTCAAGGAATAATTGGGTTCTGATCAAGGTTCTTAAGATATTTGCTAAGTTGGCCTTGATTGAACCGAGATTGGGTAAGAAGGTTGCTGAGCCGATTTGTGAACATATGAGGAGGACTGTGGCAAAGTCTCTGGTTTTTGAGTGTGTTCGAACCGTGGTGAGTAGCTTGAGTGATAACGAAGCGGCTGTGAAACTTGCTGTTGCAAAGATCCGGGAGTTTCTGGTGGAAGATGATCCAAATCTTAAGTATCTCGGTCTTAACGCCTTGTCGATTGTTGCTCCTAAGCATTTGTGGGCAGTTTTGGAGAACAAAGAGGTAGTCGTCAAGGCTATGAGCGATGAGGATCCAAATGTTAAACTCGAGGCATTGCATCTCTTAATGGCAATGGTGAATGAAGATAATGTGTCGGAAATCTCCAGGATTCTTATGAATTATGCACTCAAGTCAGACCCTTTGTTCTGCAATGAGATTATTTTTTCTGTCTTATCGGCATGCTCCAGGAATGCATATGAGATCATAGTTGACTTTGATTGGTATTTGTCTCTTCTTGGTGAAATGGCTAGAATCCCACATTGTCAAAGAGGGGAAGATATTGAGCATCAGTTGATCGATATCGGTATGAGGGTCAGAGATGCTAGACCACAGCTAGTCCGTGTTTCTTGGGCACTGCTCATTGATCCTGCATTGCTCGGTAACTTGTTCTTACACCCTATACTATCTGCAGCTGCGTGGGTTTCAGGTGAATACGTTGAGTTCTCTAAGAATCCGTATGAAACTGTGGAGGCGCTTCTGCAACCACGAACTGATCTCTTACCCCCCTCCATAAAAGCTATCTATATACATTCAGCTTTCAAAGTTCTTGTCTTCTGTCTGGGGTCTTACTTCTCGTCCCAGGAACCCACTTCGTCATCCTTGGCTCAGGAATCAAGTTCTGGCTCTTTGTTGGTGAATGTTTTCACACATGAATCTATATTGAGTCTGGTGAATGTGATTGAGCTTGGTTTGGGGCCTTTATCTGGATACCATGATGTGGAAGTGCAGGAGAGAGCTAAGAATGTTTTAGGATACATCAGTGTGATAAAGCAAGAAATAGCTGAGCAATTAAATCTCCAAGACAACGAAACAGAAGCTTCTAGAGTTACAGCATTCATGGAAGATGTGTTCTCAGAAGAGTTTGGTCCTATTTCTGCAACTGCACAAGAAAAGGTTTGTGTACCGGATGGGTTAGAGCTGAAAGAGAATCTCGGGGATCTGGAGGAGATCTGTGGGGAACATCTTAAACCCGTGGAATCGGATTCGGTTTCATACACAGACAAGATCAGCTTCTCTGTCTCCAAACTCAGAATCAGAGATCAACAAGAAGCcacttcatcttcatctcctcCACATGAAGCTTCATCTCTGCTAGCTGAACACCGTAAACGCCATGGAATGTATTATCTTACTTCTCAAAAGGAGGATCAAGATAGCAACGGCACGTCAAGCGATTATCCTCTGGCAAATGAATTAGCAAACGAGATATCCCAGGATTCATTTAACCCCAAGAGAAAGCCAAACCAATCTAAACCACGGCCTGTAGTGGTGAAACTAGACGATGGAGATGAATCAAGAATCACTCCtcaagcaaaaacaaatatacagACTgctaatgatgatgaatctttGTCCCGAGCGATCCAAAGCGCTCTTCTGGTAAAGAacaagggaaaagaaaaagataggTACGAGGGAAATCCGAATTCAGGACAacaggaaaaagaagagagctCGAGGATAGAAAATCATCAGAactcagagaagaagaagaagaagaaaaagaagaagaagggagagGGAAGTAGTAAGCACAAATCACGACGGCAAAATGAAGTAGCTTCTGCTTCAGAACAAGTTATAATTCCAGATTTTCTCTTGTGA